TGGACCACACAGGATTCGTCCGCGCCTTTCCGAAGCGGATCTTCCGGGTCCATCTCAAGGCCGTATGGTAGGGACACGGCAACGGTGAAGTCGGCGTCTTCGGGGGCTATACCAGTTTCGGCGATGCCCGGCGGTTCTGGAACTTCCATTCTTTGGGACGCGGTGACGTGCGTTTCGAGGACGTGACCGTCGCCTTGAACGATATGGGATATGACGGGCCTTTGAGTATCAAGTGGGAGGATGCCCCCATGGACCAGTTACACGGCGCAGCCGAAAGTGCTGCCATTGCAAGAAAGCTCAATTTGCATGCATCGACTTTGGCTTTCGACGCCGCTTTTCAGAAGAGGAGAGAATCATGACTCGCAAACTGCGTTGGGGTCTCGTGGGCGGTGGAGTGGACGCATTCATCGGAGCTGTTCACCGACACGCCGCCGCTCTCGATGGCCAATACGACCTCGTGGCCGGTGCACTTTCGAGCACCCCCGAGAGGTCCCAAATATCCGGCCAGGTATTGGGCCTGCCCGAAGACCGCGTCTACAACTCCTGGGAACAGATGCTGGAGCGTGAGCGGATGCGGCCCGACCCGGTCGAGGTCGTCAGCATCGTTACCCCCAACCACATGCATTTCCCTGTGGCCCTCGCGGCCGTTCAGGCCGGCTTTCATGTCATCTGCGACAAACCCCTCGTGCATACCTCCGAGCAGGCCCGCGCACTGGAGGCGGCGGTCAGAGAGAGCGGCACCCTGTTTGCCGTCACCTACAACTACAGCGGCTATCCACTGATCCGCCAAGCCCGCGAAATGGTGCTGGCCGGAGCAATAGGCGAAGTGCGTAAGGTGCAGGTGGAGTACCACCAGGGTTGGCTGGCCCGTGAAGATCAGGGCAAACAGGCTGCGTGGCGCACCGATCCGGCGCTGAGCGGGCCTGCCGGCGCGCTCGGCGACATCGGCACCCACGCCGAGCAGTTGCTCAGCTACGTGACCGGACAGGACATCACGTCACTGAGTGCCGAGCTGACTTCGTTTGTTCCTGGGCGTGCGGTCGATGACGACGCCAACGTGCGCCTGCGCCTGAGTGGGGGGGCGAGGGGCCTGCTGACCTGCTCACAGGTGGAGATCGGCCGTGAAAACGATCTGCGGCTCTCGGTATTCGGAACACTGGGGAGCCTGGGCTGGTGTCAGGAAGATCCCAATGTCTTGATCT
The genomic region above belongs to Deinococcus gobiensis I-0 and contains:
- a CDS encoding Gfo/Idh/MocA family protein, which encodes MTRKLRWGLVGGGVDAFIGAVHRHAAALDGQYDLVAGALSSTPERSQISGQVLGLPEDRVYNSWEQMLERERMRPDPVEVVSIVTPNHMHFPVALAAVQAGFHVICDKPLVHTSEQARALEAAVRESGTLFAVTYNYSGYPLIRQAREMVLAGAIGEVRKVQVEYHQGWLAREDQGKQAAWRTDPALSGPAGALGDIGTHAEQLLSYVTGQDITSLSAELTSFVPGRAVDDDANVRLRLSGGARGLLTCSQVEIGRENDLRLSVFGTLGSLGWCQEDPNVLIFDRLDQPRQILTRGGPGLGQSAQAATRLPAGHPEAFVEAFGNIYRDFAAHVRAQIAGKAHSPAYPTIADGVRGVEFVEAAIESASSGSWVNLPR